From one Shewanella sp. GD04112 genomic stretch:
- the tal gene encoding transaldolase, whose product MANTLEQLKSYTTIVADTGDIEAIKRYQPEDATTNPSLILKAAQIPEYSALIDNAIAWAKLQSADIEQQIDDASDKLAVNIGVEILKLVPGRISTEVDARLSFDKEKSIAKAHKLVRLYQEAGVDKSRILIKLASTWEGICAAKELEQEGINCNLTLLFSFAQARACAEAGVYLISPFVGRILDWYKKDTGKDYDAVNDPGVVSVTEIYNYYKQHGYNTVVMGASFRNIGEIIELAGCDRLTIGPSLLEELANSHVAIQPKLIPASTTVAAGEPLTEAQFRWDFNQDPMAVDKLAEGIRNFAIDQGKLEVMLKAKLAN is encoded by the coding sequence ATGGCAAATACATTAGAGCAACTCAAGTCATACACTACGATTGTGGCCGATACTGGCGATATTGAAGCGATTAAACGCTATCAGCCAGAAGACGCAACGACCAACCCATCACTCATTCTAAAAGCGGCTCAAATTCCCGAGTATAGCGCTCTAATCGACAATGCTATCGCATGGGCTAAATTACAAAGTGCTGATATTGAGCAACAGATTGATGATGCCAGCGATAAACTTGCCGTAAATATTGGCGTGGAAATTCTGAAACTGGTTCCAGGCCGAATTTCAACCGAAGTGGATGCCCGCTTATCCTTCGACAAAGAAAAATCCATTGCGAAAGCACATAAATTAGTACGTCTGTACCAAGAAGCGGGCGTGGATAAATCTCGCATTCTGATCAAATTAGCCTCAACGTGGGAAGGCATTTGTGCCGCCAAAGAGTTAGAGCAAGAAGGCATCAACTGTAACTTAACCCTACTCTTTAGCTTTGCTCAAGCACGTGCCTGTGCAGAAGCTGGCGTGTACTTAATTTCTCCATTCGTTGGCCGCATCCTCGACTGGTACAAAAAAGACACAGGTAAAGACTATGACGCAGTAAACGACCCAGGTGTCGTTTCTGTGACTGAAATTTACAACTACTACAAACAGCATGGCTATAACACTGTCGTCATGGGTGCAAGTTTCCGTAATATCGGTGAAATCATCGAATTAGCGGGTTGTGACCGCCTGACTATTGGCCCTTCATTGCTAGAAGAGCTGGCAAACTCTCACGTTGCTATTCAACCTAAACTCATTCCTGCCAGCACCACAGTTGCAGCCGGAGAGCCGTTAACCGAAGCGCAATTCCGCTGGGACTTCAACCAAGATCCTATGGCTGTCGACAAGTTAGCAGAAGGTATCCGTAACTTCGCCATCGACCAAGGCAAACTCGAAGTCATGCTCAAGGCAAAACTGGCAAACTAA
- the pgi gene encoding glucose-6-phosphate isomerase, whose product MTILTQSTTWQALATHSHQIPHMRELFAGDPSRFSNMSLSTCGLFLDYSKNRATPETLNLLLTLAQEAKLDAKIKAMFAGDIINTTEKRAVLHTALRSTAEQSIIAEGQDIVPEVQQTLNKMQQFVTSVTSGQWKGYTGKAITDIVSIGIGGSFLGPKIVSQALRPYWITGLNCHFVANVDGTSISEKLKLLDPETTLFIMSSKSFGTQETLTNTLTAKAWFLAKGGSQSDVAKHFVAVTSNVAKATDFGIDADNIFPMWDWVGGRYSLWSAIGLPIALLIGMDNFRSLLKGAHQMDTHFANAPLAENMPVIMGLLSLWYGNFFNAQSHVVLTYDHYLRGLPAYFQQLDMESNGKSVTLNGTHVDYSTGPVIWGGEGTNGQHAYHQLLHQGTALIPADFIMPLQSHNPIGEHHDQLASNCFGQTQALMQGRTLDEALAELSKSNLSDEEKLLIAKHKVMPGNKPSNTLLMDKLTPETLGALIALYEHRTFVQGAIWDINSFDQWGVELGKSLGNDVLARIGAEQDATALDASSNGLINLYRQGKI is encoded by the coding sequence ATGACTATCTTGACCCAAAGCACAACTTGGCAAGCGTTAGCAACGCATAGCCATCAGATCCCGCATATGCGGGAACTCTTTGCAGGCGATCCGTCACGCTTTAGCAACATGTCGCTTTCTACCTGTGGCTTATTTTTAGATTATTCAAAAAATAGAGCGACACCTGAGACACTCAACTTGCTGTTGACACTGGCGCAAGAGGCAAAGCTTGACGCTAAAATCAAGGCGATGTTTGCCGGTGATATTATTAACACCACCGAAAAACGTGCCGTTTTGCATACCGCACTACGCAGCACCGCCGAGCAATCCATCATTGCCGAAGGTCAAGATATCGTTCCTGAAGTACAGCAAACGCTGAACAAGATGCAGCAGTTTGTCACTTCAGTCACCTCTGGACAGTGGAAAGGCTACACAGGCAAAGCCATTACCGATATTGTCAGTATCGGTATCGGTGGTTCATTCCTTGGCCCCAAAATTGTTTCCCAAGCCTTACGCCCATATTGGATTACAGGCCTCAATTGTCATTTCGTTGCCAACGTCGATGGCACCTCGATCAGTGAAAAACTTAAGCTGCTCGATCCAGAAACCACCCTGTTTATCATGTCGTCTAAGTCTTTTGGTACACAAGAGACGCTGACCAACACCTTAACGGCCAAGGCGTGGTTCTTAGCCAAAGGTGGTTCACAGTCAGACGTTGCGAAACATTTTGTTGCCGTGACCTCTAACGTGGCAAAAGCGACCGATTTTGGTATCGATGCTGACAATATTTTCCCAATGTGGGACTGGGTTGGTGGTCGTTATTCACTTTGGTCAGCCATTGGTTTACCCATCGCTTTACTCATCGGCATGGATAACTTCCGCTCCCTATTAAAGGGCGCCCACCAAATGGATACCCATTTTGCCAATGCGCCTCTAGCGGAAAACATGCCAGTGATCATGGGATTACTGTCTCTGTGGTACGGCAATTTCTTTAATGCTCAAAGTCATGTGGTATTGACCTACGATCATTACCTACGCGGACTTCCCGCTTACTTCCAACAACTGGATATGGAAAGTAACGGTAAGTCAGTCACCCTTAATGGCACCCATGTGGATTACAGCACGGGTCCGGTGATTTGGGGCGGCGAAGGTACAAATGGTCAGCACGCTTACCACCAGCTGCTGCATCAAGGTACTGCATTAATTCCGGCCGATTTCATTATGCCGCTGCAAAGCCATAATCCTATTGGTGAGCACCATGATCAGTTAGCCTCTAACTGCTTCGGACAGACTCAGGCGCTCATGCAGGGCCGCACCTTAGATGAAGCGCTGGCCGAATTGAGCAAGAGCAACTTAAGTGATGAAGAGAAGTTACTTATCGCCAAACACAAAGTTATGCCAGGCAATAAGCCAAGCAATACTCTGTTAATGGATAAGCTGACTCCTGAAACCTTAGGTGCACTGATTGCGCTCTATGAGCACAGAACCTTTGTCCAAGGCGCCATTTGGGACATCAACTCCTTCGACCAATGGGGTGTTGAACTCGGTAAAAGCTTAGGTAATGACGTCCTCGCCCGTATCGGCGCAGAGCAAGATGCTACCGCCTTAGATGCCTCAAGCAATGGGTTAATTAACCTATATCGACAGGGCAAAATCTGA
- a CDS encoding DUF3545 family protein — translation MDRLDYGCALDEVVERPDRSRGSNKKRKWREIEALKDKHRLLKELQEIDNNFDYDIDAIQL, via the coding sequence ATGGATCGTTTAGATTATGGTTGTGCGCTAGATGAAGTCGTAGAAAGACCCGATCGCTCGCGAGGCTCCAATAAAAAGCGTAAGTGGCGAGAAATTGAAGCGTTAAAGGACAAACATCGTTTACTCAAGGAACTTCAAGAGATTGATAACAACTTTGATTACGATATAGACGCTATCCAGTTGTAA
- a CDS encoding hemerythrin domain-containing protein yields MLKRLMHDHKHIAVLLNVLKNKQMKLAEGEAINFIVVRDIVEYMQGYAERSHHPVEDIIYAYYLAHKANDEIDKLSDEHQVVTAASSALMNTLNLILSDIVVARDKLVADFAEYVELQEKHMQMEEREIFPLLAKTLTDKDWQVIEQQCQASLIDDPLFLDREQQAFDELRSYLRTAE; encoded by the coding sequence ATGCTTAAAAGACTCATGCATGATCATAAACATATAGCAGTGCTATTGAATGTCTTGAAAAACAAGCAGATGAAATTAGCTGAAGGTGAAGCCATCAATTTTATTGTGGTTCGGGACATAGTTGAGTATATGCAAGGATATGCTGAGCGCAGTCATCATCCTGTGGAAGACATTATCTATGCTTACTATTTGGCGCATAAGGCGAACGATGAAATTGATAAGCTGAGTGATGAGCACCAAGTGGTGACGGCGGCATCCTCGGCGTTAATGAATACCTTAAATCTCATTTTGAGTGATATTGTGGTCGCGAGGGATAAGTTAGTCGCTGATTTTGCGGAATATGTGGAGCTACAAGAAAAGCATATGCAAATGGAGGAGCGAGAAATCTTCCCATTACTGGCTAAAACCTTAACCGATAAGGATTGGCAGGTGATCGAGCAACAGTGCCAAGCGTCTTTAATCGATGATCCGTTATTCCTCGACCGCGAGCAACAGGCCTTTGATGAGCTGCGTTCTTACCTTAGAACTGCCGAATAG
- a CDS encoding sigma-70 family RNA polymerase sigma factor translates to MALAIPQMHAHEHTDEQLMQCYAKGDGKAFEQLYLKHKGALYRYFVRQLGDKQLAEDLYQETWGRVIRAAANYEPSAKFNTWLYRIAHNLLIDHVRAVKPVDLVSHDNEEGLDTFVGAEQEQPDVYWQETQKSLLLKTCIALLPQVQKEAFILNIEMGFTAAVISDIAGVTLEATKSRIRYAYQSLKDCVNAKWQEVGHE, encoded by the coding sequence ATGGCCCTGGCGATACCGCAAATGCATGCCCATGAGCATACCGATGAACAGTTAATGCAATGCTATGCCAAGGGCGATGGCAAAGCATTTGAGCAGCTTTATCTTAAACACAAAGGCGCCTTGTACCGTTACTTTGTGCGCCAACTCGGTGACAAACAGTTAGCCGAAGATTTATATCAAGAAACTTGGGGACGGGTGATCCGTGCCGCCGCAAACTATGAGCCGAGCGCTAAGTTTAATACTTGGCTCTATCGGATTGCCCATAATCTGTTGATTGACCATGTCAGGGCGGTTAAGCCCGTCGACTTAGTTAGCCATGATAACGAGGAAGGGCTAGATACCTTTGTGGGAGCTGAGCAGGAACAACCCGATGTGTATTGGCAGGAAACGCAAAAGAGTCTGTTGCTGAAAACCTGTATTGCCCTGTTACCCCAAGTGCAGAAAGAGGCCTTTATTCTCAATATCGAAATGGGCTTTACCGCAGCAGTGATCAGCGATATTGCCGGGGTGACACTCGAGGCGACCAAGAGCCGTATTCGTTACGCATATCAAAGCTTAAAAGATTGTGTCAATGCTAAATGGCAGGAGGTTGGCCATGAGTAA
- a CDS encoding VWA domain-containing protein: MRYPSSVFRHKAHLSFVISGLTLAILLGLSGCSDKAAEQQTPAELAAQAKLAAEQQAERQAYRQKEAAIAMHEQASSAKLRTMSAESRAYIAQPTASISAAPAFNGDWPGAVPPERNRFEKPVPNGIMIAGEIPVSTFAIDVDTGSYTTLRRMLKEGRLPQKDTLRVEEMLNYFSYDYPQPGKNDAPFSVTTELAPSPYNDDMMLLRIGLKGYEQSKAELGTSNLVFLLDVSGSMASPDKLPLLQTALKMLTQQLDAQDKVSIVVYAGAAGVVLDGAAGNDTQTLNYALEQLSAGGSTNGAQGIQLAYQLAQKHFVEGGINRVILATDGDFNVGTTNLDELIDLVSSQKQQGIGLTTLGFGMGDYNDHLMEQLADKGNGQYAYIDSINEARKVLVEQLSATLLTIAKEVKVQVEFNPALVAEYRLIGYENRALAREDFNNDKVDAGEIGAGHTVTALYELRYVDAGNLANDKLRYGYNPKTGHEKYSRDEIAFLKLRYQLPDATQSQLLSYPIRADLRVKSLAQASDDFRFAAAVAGLGQLLNQSHYLHQFDYNKLSALTRSALGEDTCGYRHEFMQLVDTAAMLAQTQRAPIKKSFDAGDKPFPPEDKLHQQ; the protein is encoded by the coding sequence ATGAGATATCCATCTTCAGTCTTTCGCCATAAAGCGCATTTAAGTTTTGTTATTTCTGGATTAACACTCGCTATTTTGCTTGGTTTGAGTGGTTGCAGTGATAAAGCCGCGGAACAGCAAACCCCTGCTGAATTAGCCGCTCAAGCAAAACTCGCCGCCGAGCAACAGGCAGAGCGTCAGGCCTATAGGCAAAAAGAAGCCGCAATCGCCATGCATGAACAAGCCTCGTCAGCAAAACTGCGGACAATGAGTGCTGAGAGTCGAGCCTATATTGCGCAACCTACAGCCAGTATCAGTGCGGCGCCCGCGTTCAACGGCGATTGGCCGGGGGCTGTGCCACCCGAGCGTAATCGCTTCGAGAAACCAGTGCCAAACGGCATCATGATTGCGGGGGAAATCCCGGTTTCCACCTTTGCTATCGATGTCGATACTGGTAGTTACACGACCTTAAGACGAATGTTGAAGGAAGGGCGATTACCACAGAAGGACACGCTGCGCGTCGAAGAAATGCTGAATTATTTTTCCTATGACTATCCGCAGCCGGGGAAAAATGATGCGCCCTTTAGTGTCACGACTGAGCTTGCGCCATCACCCTATAACGATGACATGATGTTACTTCGCATCGGTTTGAAGGGATATGAGCAGAGTAAGGCTGAACTGGGTACCAGTAACTTAGTGTTTCTGCTGGATGTGTCAGGGTCGATGGCATCGCCCGATAAGTTACCTTTGCTGCAAACAGCCTTGAAAATGCTGACCCAGCAACTCGATGCGCAGGATAAGGTTTCGATTGTCGTCTATGCCGGCGCCGCAGGCGTGGTGTTAGATGGCGCAGCAGGTAACGATACTCAAACCCTTAACTATGCGTTAGAGCAGCTCAGTGCGGGTGGTTCAACCAATGGGGCGCAGGGGATTCAGCTTGCCTATCAGTTAGCGCAGAAACACTTTGTTGAAGGCGGTATCAATCGAGTGATACTTGCGACCGACGGTGACTTTAATGTCGGCACGACCAACCTCGATGAGTTAATCGATTTAGTTAGCTCGCAGAAACAACAGGGCATTGGGCTCACTACACTCGGCTTTGGTATGGGCGACTACAATGACCATCTGATGGAGCAATTAGCCGATAAGGGCAATGGGCAATATGCCTATATTGATTCTATCAATGAGGCGAGAAAAGTGCTGGTGGAACAGTTAAGTGCAACCTTACTCACCATAGCCAAAGAGGTGAAAGTGCAGGTTGAGTTTAATCCTGCTCTTGTGGCCGAATACCGCTTGATTGGCTATGAGAACCGCGCCCTCGCGCGTGAAGATTTTAATAATGACAAGGTGGACGCGGGCGAAATTGGCGCTGGGCATACGGTCACGGCGCTTTACGAGCTGCGTTATGTTGATGCGGGTAATTTGGCCAATGATAAACTTCGCTATGGCTATAATCCCAAAACGGGCCATGAAAAATATAGCCGCGACGAAATCGCCTTTCTGAAATTACGTTATCAGCTACCGGATGCGACTCAAAGCCAGCTACTGAGTTATCCAATCCGTGCCGACCTAAGGGTAAAATCATTAGCGCAGGCGAGTGATGATTTTCGTTTTGCCGCTGCTGTGGCTGGTTTGGGACAGTTGCTGAATCAAAGCCACTATTTGCATCAATTTGATTATAATAAGCTTAGTGCGCTCACACGTTCTGCGCTGGGGGAAGATACCTGCGGCTATCGGCATGAATTTATGCAACTTGTCGATACCGCTGCAATGCTTGCACAAACACAGCGAGCGCCAATCAAAAAATCCTTTGATGCCGGAGATAAACCTTTCCCGCCCGAGGACAAACTGCATCAGCAATGA
- the dauA gene encoding C4-dicarboxylic acid transporter DauA: MSHSAHLFSLRIAHALSEACVKDKYSVKRFGQDLLAGLTVGIIAIPLAMALAIASGVAPQYGLYTAIVGGFIIAMTGGSRYSVSGPTAAFVVLLYPIAQQFGLAGLLIATVMSGMMLVAMAMLRLGRLILYIPESVTLGFTAGIGVVIATLQLKDFFGLHIEHMPEQYFSKIMALGQALPSLHLPSLLVAAATFATMLLWPKLKLPVPAHLPAIALGSILALVLNAMGADIETIGTRFHYQLSDGSVGTGIPAVLPHFEWPWLQTGANGQTFEFNLATFQALLPAAFAIAMLGAIESLLCAVVLDGMTGKRHSANSELLGQGIGNIITPFFGGIPATAAIARSAANVKAGAQSPIASMIHAIVVLVGLVALAGVLAYLPMSAMAALLLVVAWNMSEAPKAVHLLKTAPTSDILVFLTCFSLTVIFDMVIAISVGIILAALLFMKEIAEMTKLYDISTNKRYVDQPLPADWAVIKINGPLFFAAADRIFAEIASLTQDKQVIVLYLDGVSILDAGGLAALNKLIDKCKLNHTKLIIADLQFQPIRTLARAKVQPIEGVLKFYPTLREALAEAPVPEQIIESSTTVTQSPSS; encoded by the coding sequence GTGTCACACTCTGCTCATTTGTTTTCATTAAGAATTGCCCACGCCCTTAGCGAGGCGTGCGTAAAAGATAAGTATTCGGTTAAACGTTTTGGACAAGATCTGCTGGCGGGACTGACCGTCGGGATTATTGCCATTCCGTTGGCGATGGCACTGGCCATTGCCAGCGGTGTCGCCCCACAATATGGCCTATACACCGCCATTGTCGGTGGTTTTATCATAGCGATGACGGGCGGCTCCCGTTATAGCGTGTCAGGGCCAACGGCCGCCTTCGTCGTATTACTCTATCCCATCGCCCAGCAATTTGGTTTGGCAGGGCTGCTCATTGCGACTGTGATGTCAGGCATGATGTTAGTCGCCATGGCGATGTTAAGGCTCGGCAGATTGATCCTCTACATCCCAGAATCCGTCACCTTAGGTTTTACCGCAGGGATTGGGGTAGTGATTGCAACTTTGCAGCTAAAAGACTTCTTTGGCCTGCATATAGAGCACATGCCGGAGCAATATTTTTCCAAAATCATGGCCTTAGGCCAGGCATTACCCAGCCTTCACTTGCCGAGCTTGTTAGTCGCCGCGGCCACCTTCGCCACTATGCTACTCTGGCCTAAATTGAAGCTCCCAGTACCAGCCCATCTGCCCGCAATCGCCTTAGGCAGTATTCTTGCCCTAGTGTTAAATGCCATGGGCGCCGATATTGAAACCATAGGAACACGCTTTCATTATCAATTAAGCGACGGCAGTGTCGGCACAGGTATTCCCGCTGTACTCCCCCACTTTGAATGGCCTTGGTTACAAACGGGCGCAAACGGTCAAACCTTTGAATTTAATCTGGCGACCTTTCAAGCCTTACTGCCCGCCGCCTTTGCGATTGCCATGTTAGGTGCGATTGAATCGCTGCTGTGTGCCGTAGTGCTCGATGGCATGACAGGAAAACGCCACAGCGCGAATAGTGAGCTCCTCGGCCAAGGTATAGGTAACATCATTACCCCATTTTTTGGCGGTATCCCAGCAACGGCGGCCATTGCGCGCAGCGCGGCAAACGTTAAGGCGGGAGCCCAGAGCCCAATAGCATCGATGATCCACGCCATAGTGGTCTTGGTGGGTTTAGTCGCGCTCGCGGGAGTATTAGCCTACTTACCCATGTCAGCCATGGCCGCATTATTATTGGTGGTGGCTTGGAATATGAGTGAAGCCCCCAAAGCGGTACATTTACTGAAAACGGCGCCCACCAGCGATATTTTGGTGTTTCTAACCTGTTTTTCACTCACAGTCATTTTCGATATGGTGATCGCCATCAGCGTGGGCATTATCTTAGCCGCGCTACTGTTTATGAAAGAAATTGCTGAGATGACCAAGCTCTATGATATCAGCACCAATAAGCGCTATGTCGATCAACCCCTCCCCGCTGACTGGGCGGTGATAAAAATTAACGGCCCATTGTTTTTTGCCGCGGCAGATCGAATTTTTGCCGAGATAGCGAGCCTCACCCAAGACAAACAAGTCATCGTCCTTTACTTAGATGGGGTATCCATCCTCGATGCGGGGGGTCTTGCGGCACTCAATAAGCTCATAGATAAATGTAAACTTAACCACACTAAGCTGATCATTGCCGATTTGCAGTTCCAACCCATTCGCACCCTAGCGAGAGCTAAAGTGCAACCGATTGAAGGCGTACTGAAGTTTTATCCCACTCTGCGTGAAGCCTTGGCAGAAGCGCCTGTGCCAGAACAGATTATCGAATCAAGTACGACTGTCACTCAGTCACCCTCAAGTTAA
- the purE gene encoding 5-(carboxyamino)imidazole ribonucleotide mutase encodes MQALVAVIMGSKSDWPTMEAAAEIMDKLQVPYHVEVVSAHRTPDKLMEFAAGAADRGFKIIIGGAGGAAHLPGMIASKTRLPVLGVPVQSKALSGMDSLLSIVQMPKGIAVGTLAIGTAGAFNAGLLACQILANNDAELAARLEAFREEQTRAVLDNPDPREA; translated from the coding sequence ATGCAAGCCCTTGTTGCTGTTATTATGGGTTCTAAGAGTGATTGGCCCACAATGGAAGCCGCCGCTGAGATCATGGATAAACTGCAAGTGCCTTACCATGTTGAAGTCGTATCTGCCCATAGAACGCCAGATAAACTGATGGAGTTTGCAGCCGGAGCCGCTGACCGTGGTTTTAAAATTATTATCGGTGGTGCGGGCGGTGCCGCTCACTTACCCGGTATGATTGCCTCAAAAACTCGCTTACCCGTATTAGGTGTACCAGTACAAAGCAAAGCGCTGTCGGGCATGGATAGCTTACTGTCTATCGTACAGATGCCAAAAGGCATTGCCGTAGGCACACTGGCCATCGGAACCGCTGGAGCCTTTAACGCCGGATTACTCGCCTGCCAAATCTTAGCCAATAACGATGCTGAGCTTGCCGCACGTTTAGAAGCCTTTAGAGAAGAACAAACCCGCGCAGTGCTGGACAATCCCGATCCGAGGGAAGCCTAA
- the purK gene encoding 5-(carboxyamino)imidazole ribonucleotide synthase, with product MTQASAKPKVWVLGNGQLGAMLTHAGEPLAIDVRAVDIMTPTDEILPLAPQDIITAEREQWPESALSLQLSTHPHFVNGPVFSRLADRYSQKSLLDQIQVPTAPWTLVDDKTDVENLYQDFGPRVLMKRRTGGYDGKGQHWLKQAEAGEIPQDWRNLAIAEQAINFDEEVSLVGVRTREGQCVFYPLTLNLHQDGILMASISPLTRLNHLQAQAEGMLSAIMHELEYVGVMAMECFRVGDNLLVNELAPRVHNSGHWTQAGTHMDQFQLHLRALCGIAIPQPQVNFQCVMVNLIGIENDPRWLSLPNAELYWYNKEVRPGRKVGHLNLSVPNAAVLKDSISALQTWMPSQYQAPLAWILAEFAKA from the coding sequence ATGACTCAAGCAAGCGCAAAACCTAAGGTTTGGGTATTAGGTAATGGCCAACTTGGCGCCATGCTGACTCACGCGGGCGAACCTCTGGCGATTGATGTTCGCGCCGTAGATATCATGACGCCAACCGATGAAATCCTGCCGCTAGCGCCTCAGGATATCATCACCGCAGAACGCGAGCAGTGGCCCGAATCCGCCTTAAGCTTACAACTCAGCACCCATCCGCATTTTGTTAACGGCCCAGTATTTAGCCGTTTAGCCGACCGTTACAGCCAAAAAAGCTTACTCGATCAGATCCAAGTCCCAACAGCGCCTTGGACACTTGTCGATGATAAAACCGACGTCGAAAATCTGTACCAAGATTTTGGCCCTCGCGTGCTAATGAAGCGCCGCACAGGTGGTTACGACGGCAAGGGTCAACACTGGCTAAAACAAGCCGAAGCGGGAGAGATACCCCAAGATTGGCGTAACTTGGCCATTGCCGAACAAGCAATCAACTTCGATGAAGAAGTCTCCTTAGTCGGCGTACGTACCCGTGAAGGTCAATGCGTGTTTTATCCATTAACACTCAACCTGCACCAAGACGGCATTTTGATGGCCTCAATTTCGCCACTGACTCGCCTGAATCACCTGCAAGCCCAAGCGGAAGGCATGCTCAGCGCCATTATGCATGAGCTGGAATATGTCGGCGTGATGGCGATGGAGTGTTTCCGTGTTGGCGATAATCTGCTGGTTAACGAGTTAGCCCCGCGGGTACACAACTCAGGCCATTGGACTCAAGCTGGCACCCATATGGATCAATTCCAACTGCATTTAAGAGCCCTGTGCGGTATTGCGATTCCGCAGCCACAGGTGAACTTTCAATGCGTGATGGTCAACCTGATTGGTATCGAAAACGATCCCCGCTGGTTAAGCCTGCCCAATGCCGAGCTGTATTGGTACAACAAAGAGGTTCGTCCAGGGCGTAAAGTCGGGCACTTAAACCTTTCTGTGCCGAATGCTGCCGTGTTAAAAGACAGTATTAGCGCGCTGCAAACTTGGATGCCAAGCCAATACCAAGCGCCACTCGCGTGGATTTTAGCTGAGTTCGCTAAAGCCTAA
- a CDS encoding sensor domain-containing diguanylate cyclase — translation MKLRDNFKRKTIDRLDYRYHLLLLIVPIVLFVLLFVFNAPTEGWTILPLLFVCLIYVIAYSLIYYLHQGRLTRLWQHLEQVVSINDAIYELAHLSSQYKNEHAFLDALLNKAVCIINGAEMGSIIKVNEETHKLHFESVVGLDLNMLKQLNFSLEQSFEYRLTKGKCDRVVVVDDMKNINAASTLTGEEQHILLTAAKQPIRSTLSSPIRIDGKLYGMLNLDSSSVGAFSDYDRNLVSILTHEASNAIALYQKSLQITKLANFDNLTGLYNRKNFEDALQHWQPKAHLGSFLVIIDMDNLKTINDQHGHQAGDMAIKRVANTILSYWKHKGIISRFGGDEFVALCHGPLELLESDLDAMRVKLHQESSLNLNFSVGIAAYDNDWAKSFKQADQAMYEQKRGKKKAIKALEAIAANNQLAR, via the coding sequence GTGAAATTAAGGGATAATTTTAAACGTAAAACCATAGACCGCTTGGACTATCGCTATCATCTATTGCTGCTGATAGTGCCAATAGTATTATTCGTCTTACTGTTTGTGTTTAATGCTCCCACCGAAGGTTGGACTATCCTGCCGCTGCTGTTTGTCTGTCTTATCTATGTGATTGCCTACAGCCTTATTTACTACCTGCACCAGGGTCGCTTAACCCGCCTATGGCAACACTTAGAGCAAGTGGTGAGCATTAACGACGCCATTTACGAGCTTGCCCATCTGTCGAGCCAGTATAAAAATGAACATGCGTTTCTCGATGCACTGCTGAATAAAGCCGTTTGCATCATTAACGGTGCCGAAATGGGTAGCATCATCAAAGTCAACGAAGAGACCCATAAACTGCACTTCGAATCCGTTGTTGGGCTTGATCTTAACATGCTCAAGCAATTGAATTTTTCCCTCGAGCAATCCTTCGAATATCGACTCACTAAGGGCAAATGCGATCGCGTGGTGGTAGTGGATGATATGAAAAACATCAATGCCGCCAGTACGCTCACCGGTGAAGAGCAGCACATCTTGCTCACCGCGGCTAAGCAACCGATACGTTCTACGCTCTCAAGCCCAATACGCATCGATGGCAAACTCTATGGCATGCTCAATCTCGACAGCAGTAGTGTCGGAGCCTTTAGTGATTACGACCGCAATCTGGTCTCTATTCTCACCCATGAAGCCAGCAATGCGATTGCCCTGTACCAGAAGTCATTGCAAATCACTAAACTCGCCAACTTCGATAACTTAACCGGACTCTATAACCGTAAAAACTTCGAAGATGCTCTGCAACATTGGCAACCTAAGGCTCATCTAGGCAGCTTTTTGGTGATTATCGATATGGATAATCTCAAGACCATTAATGATCAGCATGGGCATCAGGCGGGCGATATGGCCATTAAGCGAGTAGCGAATACCATACTGAGCTATTGGAAGCATAAAGGCATTATCTCGCGCTTCGGGGGTGATGAGTTTGTCGCCCTCTGCCATGGTCCATTAGAGCTGCTTGAAAGCGATTTGGATGCTATGCGCGTCAAGTTACACCAAGAGTCATCCTTAAATCTTAACTTCAGCGTGGGTATAGCCGCATACGACAATGATTGGGCAAAATCATTTAAACAGGCAGACCAAGCTATGTATGAGCAAAAACGCGGTAAGAAGAAAGCGATAAAAGCACTCGAAGCGATTGCGGCCAATAACCAATTGGCGCGGTAG